One Brassica napus cultivar Da-Ae chromosome A1, Da-Ae, whole genome shotgun sequence genomic region harbors:
- the LOC125610106 gene encoding casein kinase 1-like protein 6: protein MDLKMDNVIGGKFKLGRKIGGGSFGELFLGVSVQTGEEVAVKLEPAKTKHPQLHYESKIYMLLQGGTGIPSLKWFGVQGDYNAMVIDLLGPSLEDLFNYCNRKLTLKSVLMLADQLISRVEYMHSRGFLHRDIKPDNFLMGLGRKANQVYVIDFGLAKKYRDLQTHRHIPYRENKNLTGTARYASVNTHLGVEQSRRDDLESLGYVLMYFLRGSLPWQGLKAGTKKQKYDRISEKKVSTPIEVLCKSYPQEFVSYFQYCRSLRFEDKPDYSYLRRLFRDLFIREGYQFDYVFDWTALKHPQSSSSSRSSSHGRHRTGKPGVAAGPSAEKPERISVGREIRDRFSGAVEAFARRNATGASPHQNQTRHRTLDDVPPPMKPAVNMVSEKGRSTSRYGSASRRAVASGSRPSSSGEQGDSRGSSRVASSGGGGRPSVFQRNQVAAAVSGYDSKAASVFNRNRVSSSRSARDEALRSFELLSIRK, encoded by the exons ATGGACTTGAAAATGGATAATGTAATCGGTGGCAAGTTTAAGCTTGGTCGGAAGATCGGCGGTGGCTCTTTCGGAGAGCTTTTTTTag gCGTAAGTGTACAAACCGGAGAAGAAGTCGCTGTTAAACTG GAGCCTGCGAAAACTAAGCATCCACAGCTTCATTATGAGTCGAAGATATACATGCTTCTACAAGGAGGAA CTGGCATCCCTAGCCTCAAGTGGTTTGGGGTTCAGGGAGACTACAACGCAATGGTCATTGATCTGCTTGGTCCAAGCTTGGAAGACTTGTTCAACTATTGTAATAGGAAACTCACTTTGAAGTCAGTTCTGATGCTCGCTGATCAACTA ATTAGCAGAGTCGAGTATATGCATTCAAGGGGGTTTCTTCATCGAGACATAAAGCCAGATAATTTCTTGATGGGACTTGGTCGCAAAGCAAACCAG GTGTATGTCATTGATTTTGGACTTGCAAAGAAGTATAGGGATCTCCAAACACATAGACACATCCCCTACAG AGAAAACAAGAACCTTACGGGGACAGCTCGGTATGCTAGCGTCAACACTCACCTTGGAGTCG AGCAAAGTAGAAGGGATGATCTGGAGTCTCTTGGTTACGTGCTCATGTATTTCCTCAGAGGAAG CCTCCCGTGGCAGGGACTAAAAGCAGGCACAAAGAAGCAAAAGTACGACAGAATCAGCGAGAAGAAAGTCTCAACTCCTATAGAG GTCTTGTGCAAGTCCTATCCCCAAGAATTCGTATCATACTTTCAGTACTGCAGGTCTTTGCGGTTCGAAGACAAACCAGACTACTCATATTTAAGGAGGCTGTTCCGAGATTTGTTTATCCGCGAAG GTTATCAGTTTGACTATGTATTCGACTGGACTGCGTTGAAGCACCCTCAGAGTAGTTCCAGTTCCCGTTCTAGCTCCCACGGAAGG catcGGACTGGTAAACCAGGTGTTGCTGCTGGACCATCTGCTGAAAAACCTGAAAGGATCTCAG TTGGGAGGGAGATCCGCGACAGATTCTCAGGTGCAGTTGAAGCATTCGCGAGAAGGAACGCTACGGGAGCAAGTCCCCATCAAAACCAAACCAGACATCGAACTCTTGACGATGTTCCTCCACCAATGAAACCTGCTGTG AATATGGTATCTGAGAAAGGTAGAAGCACTTCAAGATACGGCAGTGCTTCGAGGAGAGCGGTGGCCTCTGGAAGTAGGCCAAGCTCGTCTGGTGAACAAGGGGATAGCCGCGGCTCGAGCCGTGTGGCTTCGAGCGGTGGAGGTGGCAGACCATCCGTGTTTCAGAGAAACCAGGTGGCAGCTGCTGTGAGCGGATACGACTCTAAGGCGGCCTCTGTCTTTAACCGCAACCGAGTGTCCTCTTCTAGGTCGGCACGTGACGAGGCTCTCAGAAGCTTTGAGCTTCTTTCGATCCGCAAATGa
- the LOC106401566 gene encoding protein PHR1-LIKE 1 isoform X1, which produces MEARPVQRSGSRELSNLTRTSSIPSTPNPSSAAAAEVAFMRSENNNNNTQFMSKPLGGQNYHLLASSNGGAVGHICSSSSSGFSTNLHYSSMEKHYASSSSNAAAAAALRDDSSWCSDSLHGGFLDFPENHHQASQIEDGGGIGAAFDDIQKRNDWHEWADHLITDEDPLLSTNWNDLLLETSSQSDSKDQKTLQVQPQPQIVQQQQPSPSVSVELRPVSTTSSNSNNGNGKARMRWTPELHEAFVEAVNSLGGSERATPKGVLKKMKVEGLTIYHVKSHLQKYRTARYRPEPSETGSSEKKLTPLEHITSLDLKGGMGITEALRLQMEVQKQLHEQLEIQRNLQLRIEEQGKYLQMMFEKQNSGLSKGTASTSDSPSKSEQEDKKISDSKDHLTPEETGKCKEPESPQPKRHKTDN; this is translated from the exons ATGGAAGCTCGTCCGGTTCAGAGATCAGGTTCCAGGGAGCTAAGTAACCTAACTCGCACTTCTTCAATTCCATCTACACCAAACCCTTcttcagcagcagcagcagaagTTGCTTTCATGAGATcagagaacaacaacaacaacactcaGTTCATGTCTAAGCCGTTAGGAGGACAAAACTACCATTTGTTGGCCTCAAGTAACGGTGGAGCTGTTGGACATATATGCTCTTCCTCATCCTCTGGTTTCTCTACCAATCTCCATTACTCTTCTATGGAGAAGCACTACGCAAGTAGCAGCAGTAATGCCGCTGCTGCTGCTGCGTTGAGGGATGATAGTTCTTGGTGCAGTGATTCACTGCATGGAGGGTTTCTTGATTTTCCTGAAAACCACCACCAGGCCAGCCAGATTGAGGACGGTGGTGGCATTGGCGCGGCGTTTGATGACATTCAGAAACGGAACGATTGGCATGAGTGGGCTGACCATTTGATCACCGATGAAGATCCTTTGCTATCTACTAACTGGAACGATCTCTTGCTTGAGACAAGCTCCCAATCAGACTCAAAG GACCAGAAAACTCTGCAAGTTCAACCGCAACCGCAGATTGTTCAGCAGCAGCAACCTTCTCCTTCTGTGTCTGTGGAGTTGCGGCCTGTCAGCACAACATCTTCAAACAGTAATAACGGAAATGGCAAGGCACGTATGCGTTGGACGCCAGAGCTTCACGAGGCGTTTGTTGAAGCTGTTAACAGTCTTGGTGGCAGTGAAA GAGCTACTCCTAAAGGTGTGcttaagaaaatgaaagttgAAGGGTTGACTATATATCATGTCAAAAGCCATCTGCAG AAATATAGGACGGCTAGATATAGGCCAGAACCATCAGAAACTG GTTCGTCTGAGAAGAAGTTGACACCACTTGAACACATAACATCTCTTGACTTGAAAGG AGGGATGGGTATCACCGAGGCTCTGCGACTTCAGATGGAAGTACAGAAGCAACTCCATGAACAGCTCGAG ATTCAAAGAAACCTGCAACTCCGAATAGAAGAACAAGGCAAGTACCTACAAATGATGTTCGAGAAACAAAACTCTGGTCTCAGCAAAGGCACAGCCTCAACGTCAGATTCACCATCCAAATCCGAACAAGAAGACAAGAAAATCTCTGATTCAAAGGACCACCTCACACCAGAGGAAACCGGCAAATGCAAAGAGCCAGAATCTCCACAGCCAAAGCGCCACAAAACCGATAACTGA
- the LOC125610087 gene encoding protein NPGR2-like → MRNSETRPPEKLRLHRVRQRLRKIRMKCLCSGEQMRLIEEEDKRSELGVGNVSSALSAAESENAKKLDNGNIEEAELSLRETSSLNYEEARALLGRIEYQKGNIEAALRVFEGIDINGITIKMKTALTAREEKKHRRRSKGSFVAPPQPPMSKHAVSLLFEAIYLKAKSLQRLGRFQEAAQSCRVILDIIEASVSEGASENVTGDIKLQETLTKAVELLPQLWKLADSPRDAILSYRRALLNHWKLDPETTARIQKEYAVFLLYSGEEAVPPNLRSQTEGSFIPRNNVEEAILLLMLLLRKVNQKRISWDASILDHLTFALTMAGDLTALAKQLEELSPEILDQRELYHTLSLCYHGAGEGLVALGLLRKLFSEKEDPNRISGLLMASKICGERPSLAEEGLDYARRAIGSLGNECVQLDGAARLVLGIALTESSRKTSTEAERVARQSEGMQALASADMTDPRVLHRLALENAEQRKLDSALVYAKQALKLGAESDLEAWLLLARVLSAQKRFSDAETIVDAALNETGKWEQGKLLRLKAKLRLARGEVKEGIKSYTEVLALLQVQSKSLNSSKKMPKGYVEELRSLELGTWHDLALIYIDLSQWRDAETCLSRSRLIAPYSPVRYHTEGVLYQRQGQLEEAMEAFTTALDIDPMHVPSLISKAEILLELENRTSVAVVRSFLMEALRIDRMNHSAWYNLGKMFKAEGSVSSKQEAVECFQAAVALEETMPVEPFR, encoded by the exons ATGAGGAACAGCGAGACTAGGCCTCCTGAGAAGCTGCGTTTACATAGAGTAAGACAACGTTTAAGGAAGATCAGAATGAAGTGTTTGTGTTCTGGTGAACAAATGAGGCTCattgaggaagaagacaagCGGTCCGAGCTTGGTGTAGGCAATGTGAGCTCAGCTTTATCAGCTGCTGAGAGCGAGAACGCCAAGAAGCTTGATAACGGGAACATCGAAGAAGCAGAGTTGTCTCTGCGTGAGACAAGCTCTTTGAACTACGAG gAGGCGAGGGCACTTCTGGGAAGAATAGAGTATCAGAAAGGGAACATAGAGGCGGCATTGAGAGTCTTTGAAGGGATTGATATCAATGGGATCACAATAAAGATGAAAACAGCTTTAACCGCTagagaagagaaaaaacatAGAAGACGGTCCAAAGGCAGCTTTGTTGCTCCTCCTCAGCCTCCCATGTCTAAACACGCTGTTAGTTTACTCTTCGAAGCTATCTACCTCAAAGCAAAATCTCTCCAGCGTCTTGGAAGGTTCCAAG AAGCTGCGCAGTCCTGCAGAGTTATTCTCGATATAATCGAGGCTTCTGTATCGGAAGGGGCCTCAGAGAATGTGACTGGCGACATCAAGTTGCAGGAGACGCTGACCAAAGCGGTTGAGCTACTTCCTCAGCTGTGGAAGCTCGCTGATTCGCCGCGTGATGCTATTTTATCTTATAGAAGAGCGCTTCTCAACCACTGGAAGCTTGATCCGGAAACCACAGCGAGGATTCAGAAAGAGTACGCTGTGTTTCTTCTCTACTCCGGTGAAGAAGCCGTGCCGCCTAACCTCCGTTCTCAGACGGAAGGCTCTttcattccgaggaacaatgttGAAGAAGCTATTCTCCTTCTCATGTTACTCCTCAGGAAAGTTAACCAGAAAAGAATCTCGTGGGATGCATCAATCTTGGACCATCTCACGTTCGCTCTCACAATGGCTGGCGACTTAACCGCTCTTGCTAAGCAGCTAGAAGAGCTTAGCCCCGAGATTTTGGACCAGAGGGAGCTTTATCATACGTTGTCTTTATGTTACCACGGCGCAGGAGAAGGTCTTGTTGCTCTCGGTTTACTTAGGAAGCTATTTTCAGAAAAGGAGGATCCAAACAGGATATCAGGTCTGCTGATGGCTTCCAAGATATGTGGTGAGAGACCTTCTCTCGCTGAGGAAGGGTTAGACTATGCTCGGAGAGCGATAGGAAGCTTGGGGAACGAATGCGTTCAGCTAGACGGTGCGGCTCGTCTAGTTTTAGGCATTGCACTCACTGAAAGCTCGAGGAAAACGTCTACCGAGGCCGAGCGTGTAGCTAGGCAATCCGAAGGGATGCAGGCGTTAGCCTCTGCGGATATGACAGACCCGAGAGTCTTGCACCGTCTTGCGTTAGAGAACGCAGAGCAGAGGAAGCTGGATTCTGCTTTAGTGTACGCTAAACAGGCGTTGAAGCTTGGAGCGGAGTCTGATCTTGAAGCGTGGTTGCTTCTTGCTCGTGTTTTATCTGCGCAGAAGAGGTTTTCAGACGCTGAGACCATAGTGGATGCAGCGCTTAACGAGACGGGGAAGTGGGAGCAGGGGAAGCTGCTTCGTTTGAAGGCGAAGCTTCGTTTAGCTAGAGGAGAAGTGAAGGAAGGGATCAAGAGTTACACGGAAGTTCTCGCTCTCCTTCAGGTTCAGAGCAAAAGCTTAAACTCTTCAAagaagatgccaaagggatatGTAGAGGAATTGAGGAGTCTGGAGCTTGGGACGTGGCATGATCTGGCTCTTATCTATATAGACCTCTCGCAGTGGCGTGACGCAGAGACTTGTCTCTCGAGGTCAAGACTCATTGCTCCTTACTCTCCTGTTAGATACCACACTGAAG GTGTACTGTACCAGAGACAGGGACAATTAGAAGAAGCGATGGAGGCCTTCACAACTGCTCTAGACATCGATCCAATGCACGTCCCGAGCCTAATATCTAAGGCTGAGATTCTTTTGGAGCTGGAGAACCGAACAAGCGTAGCGGTTGTGAGAAGCTTTTTGATGGAGGCTCTTAGGATTGATAGGATGAACCACTCGGCTTGGTACAATCTTGGGAAGATGTTCAAAGCTGAAGGATCTGTCTCGTCGAAGCAAGAAGCTGTTGAGTGTTTTCAAGCTGCTGTTGCATTGGAGGAAACAATGCCAGTGGAGCCATTCAGATGA
- the LOC106401566 gene encoding protein PHR1-LIKE 1 isoform X2, with protein MEARPVQRSGSRELSNLTRTSSIPSTPNPSSAAAAEVAFMRSENNNNNTQFMSKPLGGQNYHLLASSNGGAVGHICSSSSSGFSTNLHYSSMEKHYASSSSNAAAAAALRDDSSWCSDSLHGGFLDFPENHHQASQIEDGGGIGAAFDDIQKRNDWHEWADHLITDEDPLLSTNWNDLLLETSSQSDSKKTLQVQPQPQIVQQQQPSPSVSVELRPVSTTSSNSNNGNGKARMRWTPELHEAFVEAVNSLGGSERATPKGVLKKMKVEGLTIYHVKSHLQKYRTARYRPEPSETGSSEKKLTPLEHITSLDLKGGMGITEALRLQMEVQKQLHEQLEIQRNLQLRIEEQGKYLQMMFEKQNSGLSKGTASTSDSPSKSEQEDKKISDSKDHLTPEETGKCKEPESPQPKRHKTDN; from the exons ATGGAAGCTCGTCCGGTTCAGAGATCAGGTTCCAGGGAGCTAAGTAACCTAACTCGCACTTCTTCAATTCCATCTACACCAAACCCTTcttcagcagcagcagcagaagTTGCTTTCATGAGATcagagaacaacaacaacaacactcaGTTCATGTCTAAGCCGTTAGGAGGACAAAACTACCATTTGTTGGCCTCAAGTAACGGTGGAGCTGTTGGACATATATGCTCTTCCTCATCCTCTGGTTTCTCTACCAATCTCCATTACTCTTCTATGGAGAAGCACTACGCAAGTAGCAGCAGTAATGCCGCTGCTGCTGCTGCGTTGAGGGATGATAGTTCTTGGTGCAGTGATTCACTGCATGGAGGGTTTCTTGATTTTCCTGAAAACCACCACCAGGCCAGCCAGATTGAGGACGGTGGTGGCATTGGCGCGGCGTTTGATGACATTCAGAAACGGAACGATTGGCATGAGTGGGCTGACCATTTGATCACCGATGAAGATCCTTTGCTATCTACTAACTGGAACGATCTCTTGCTTGAGACAAGCTCCCAATCAGACTCAAAG AAAACTCTGCAAGTTCAACCGCAACCGCAGATTGTTCAGCAGCAGCAACCTTCTCCTTCTGTGTCTGTGGAGTTGCGGCCTGTCAGCACAACATCTTCAAACAGTAATAACGGAAATGGCAAGGCACGTATGCGTTGGACGCCAGAGCTTCACGAGGCGTTTGTTGAAGCTGTTAACAGTCTTGGTGGCAGTGAAA GAGCTACTCCTAAAGGTGTGcttaagaaaatgaaagttgAAGGGTTGACTATATATCATGTCAAAAGCCATCTGCAG AAATATAGGACGGCTAGATATAGGCCAGAACCATCAGAAACTG GTTCGTCTGAGAAGAAGTTGACACCACTTGAACACATAACATCTCTTGACTTGAAAGG AGGGATGGGTATCACCGAGGCTCTGCGACTTCAGATGGAAGTACAGAAGCAACTCCATGAACAGCTCGAG ATTCAAAGAAACCTGCAACTCCGAATAGAAGAACAAGGCAAGTACCTACAAATGATGTTCGAGAAACAAAACTCTGGTCTCAGCAAAGGCACAGCCTCAACGTCAGATTCACCATCCAAATCCGAACAAGAAGACAAGAAAATCTCTGATTCAAAGGACCACCTCACACCAGAGGAAACCGGCAAATGCAAAGAGCCAGAATCTCCACAGCCAAAGCGCCACAAAACCGATAACTGA
- the LOC106401235 gene encoding piriformospora indica-insensitive protein 2 codes for MATSHLHLFLFFLFTAPSTVCQENNDYAPPQLPPSEQEAVYRVLNSVNPSIPWRTTFPDDLCASPSDGVVCDYPDASSSTSLHVTELHFGYVSDYTQNPPCSSNSTLDPLLFTSFKHLRKLFFYKCFTGAPASLPETIPEEFGSVLEELVFIENPSLSGDVGVLIGNFTKLRRLVLTGNGFHGSIPNRISDLVSLQEITLSRNSLTGGFPATSRLKNLKVLDFSHNSLTGNAPDSIGDLIELLKLDLSYNVFSGEIPPGVGKLKKLEFLDLSYNRFGNYGVPLFLAEMPSLKEVYLSGNLLGGRIPEIWRNLEGISGIGFSRMGLHGNIPASMGSSLKSLWYLALDNNNLEGSIPIEFGLLDSAREINLENNNLTGQAPFSDGFRDRVGKKLKLSGNPYLLLVKESVPPLAGEVLSSSAVRALASVCFPAVFMVLYILMKQ; via the coding sequence ATGGCGACTTCTCATCTTcacctctttctcttcttcctcttcactgCTCCGTCCACCGTCTGCCAAGAAAACAACGACTACGCGCCGCCTCAACTCCCCCCATCGGAACAAGAAGCCGTCTACCGAGTCCTCAACTCCGTCAACCCCTCCATCCCGTGGCGAACCACCTTCCCAGACGACCTCTGCGCCTCCCCATCAGACGGCGTCGTATGCGACTACCCCGACGCTTCCTCATCAACCTCTCTCCACGTCACCGAGCTCCACTTCGGCTACGTCTCGGACTACACGCAGAACCCTCCTTGCTCGTCGAACTCCACTCTCGACCCTCTCCTCTTCACTTCTTTCAAACACCTCCGCAAACTCTTCTTCTACAAATGCTTCACCGGAGCTCCCGCCTCCTTGCCGGAAACCATCCCGGAGGAGTTCGGCTCGGTTCTCGAAGAGCTCGTCTTCATCGAAAACCCCTCTCTTTCCGGCGACGTCGGCGTCTTGATCGGTAACTTCACTAAACTAAGAAGACTAGTGTTAACCGGAAACGGCTTTCACGGTTCGATCCCAAACCGGATCTCCGATTTAGTCAGTCTACAAGAGATCACCCTCTCTAGAAACAGCTTAACCGGAGGCTTTCCGGCGACGTCACGTCTGAAGAATCTCAAAGTCCTCGACTTTAGCCATAACTCTCTCACTGGAAACGCCCCTGACTCCATCGGAGACTTAATCGAGCTTCTCAAGCTCGACCTCAGCTACAACGTCTTTTCCGGCGAGATCCCTCCCGGAGTCGGAAAGTTGAAAAAGCTCGAGTTTTTGGATTTGAGCTACAACCGTTTCGGGAACTACGGCGTTCCTCTGTTTCTAGCCGAGATGCCGAGTCTTAAAGAGGTTTACCTGAGCGGTAACCTCCTCGGAGGACGCATCCCTGAGATTTGGAGGAACCTCGAGGGTATTTCCGGAATTGGGTTTTCGAGGATGGGTCTACACGGGAACATTCCAGCTTCGATGGGGTCGAGTCTCAAAAGCCTTTGGTATCTTGCGCTTGACAACAACAACCTCGAGGGTTCAATTCCTATAGAGTTTGGTCTTTTGGACTCTGCTCGTGAGATCAACCTTGAGAACAACAATCTCACGGGTCAAGCTCCGTTCTCAGATGGTTTCAGAGATAGAGTTGGGAAGAAGCTTAAACTGAGCGGGAACCCGTATCTCCTTTTGGTTAAAGAGTCAGTTCCTCCTCTAGCCGGGGAAGTTCTCTCTTCGTCGGCGGTAAGGGCTTTGGCGTCGGTTTGCTTCCCAGCGGTTTTTATGGTTCTTTACATTTTGATGAAACAGTGA